The following are encoded in a window of Dehalococcoidia bacterium genomic DNA:
- a CDS encoding DUF4352 domain-containing protein: MLKKALLPALSAVLVLAVAACGGGGGGGGGGSEEEQVTRATNQHIKVLLGVITGGSSGKDVINTFAPECRGGVNASEIDAALGLIRLFVPQLAQAKIEEVDVGKLRLVKVAEGYEVRPENVDAIRIKSKGKWQTADEFFSGLGLGGGSDPSDELESLLLVKRDGKWYLGDCGELRDFGGGLGGSGNSPDTRVTVTAGGRTPTPTRTGPGSSRSNPVRLGQPGRIEGKWEITVTGVDRDGWPKVQAESRFNDPPKAGERMLLISLRVKNISTNQRPENIDSYAFSLVGSRNRLYDQFDDDTDCGVISKELDANLFPNGQAEGNVCFKVPTDETGFLLVWQEFFSDELTYFALE; encoded by the coding sequence ATGCTAAAGAAAGCCTTACTCCCCGCCCTTAGCGCCGTCCTCGTGCTCGCCGTCGCCGCCTGTGGTGGTGGGGGCGGCGGCGGGGGAGGCGGCTCGGAGGAAGAACAGGTCACGAGGGCGACCAACCAGCACATCAAGGTGCTGCTCGGGGTGATCACGGGCGGCAGCAGCGGGAAGGACGTCATCAACACGTTTGCGCCGGAGTGCCGGGGCGGCGTCAACGCGAGCGAGATCGACGCCGCGCTGGGCCTCATCCGCCTCTTCGTCCCTCAGCTGGCGCAGGCAAAGATCGAGGAGGTCGACGTCGGCAAGCTGAGACTGGTCAAGGTAGCTGAGGGTTACGAGGTGAGGCCGGAGAACGTCGACGCGATCCGGATCAAGTCCAAGGGCAAGTGGCAGACGGCGGACGAGTTCTTCTCCGGACTCGGCCTGGGCGGCGGAAGCGACCCGTCGGACGAGCTCGAGTCGCTCCTGCTCGTAAAGCGCGACGGGAAGTGGTACCTCGGCGACTGCGGAGAGCTCAGGGACTTCGGCGGCGGCCTCGGCGGCAGCGGGAACTCGCCGGACACGCGCGTGACGGTCACGGCGGGCGGGCGCACGCCGACGCCGACCCGTACGGGCCCCGGCAGCTCCCGTTCGAACCCCGTACGCCTCGGCCAGCCGGGGCGCATCGAGGGCAAGTGGGAGATAACGGTGACGGGCGTTGACCGCGACGGCTGGCCGAAGGTCCAGGCGGAGAGCCGCTTCAACGACCCGCCGAAGGCGGGCGAGCGCATGCTGCTTATCTCGCTGCGGGTGAAGAACATATCTACCAACCAGAGGCCGGAGAACATCGACTCCTACGCTTTCAGCCTGGTGGGGTCGCGCAACCGGCTCTACGACCAGTTCGACGACGACACCGACTGCGGCGTCATCTCGAAGGAGCTGGACGCAAACCTCTTCCCGAACGGCCAGGCGGAGGGCAACGTCTGCTTCAAGGTACCCACGGACGAGACGGGGTTTCTGCTGGTCTGGCAGGAGTTCTTCTCGGACGAGCTGACGTACTTCGCGCTGGAGTAG
- a CDS encoding helix-turn-helix domain-containing protein — protein sequence MVRDPFDNYLDLVEAARILGIHPQSLRRLIKQKKVPAVIFAGKYLIERDKLEMFKANYDPRPGRKPLRRLL from the coding sequence ATGGTCAGAGACCCGTTCGATAACTACCTGGACCTCGTCGAAGCAGCGCGCATCCTCGGCATCCACCCTCAGAGCCTGCGTCGTCTGATCAAGCAGAAGAAGGTGCCGGCCGTGATCTTCGCCGGCAAGTACCTCATCGAACGGGACAAACTCGAGATGTTCAAGGCCAACTACGACCCCCGCCCCGGCCGCAAACCCCTGCGCCGCCTCCTGTAG
- a CDS encoding phosphoribosyltransferase, with protein MSVENNSRLWLADALFQLDAVQFGEFTLGRTTVGSPVYINVRRLIGHPSALWRAAHVIHEEILALQSMRNPQVHPFDLVAGVPLGGLHIATAYSLTAKVPMIYLHPSREGNEIEGVYQPNQTAIIMDDLVTGGGSILETAEKLREQGLYVRDAFVLIDRQQGARERLLRAGINMRSCLTLEVILNHLRYTGRISDDWYKRSMDYLRSTISGSE; from the coding sequence ATGAGCGTCGAGAACAACAGCAGACTCTGGCTGGCGGATGCCCTCTTCCAGCTGGACGCGGTCCAGTTCGGCGAATTCACGCTCGGACGCACGACGGTCGGATCCCCCGTTTACATAAACGTACGACGTCTCATCGGCCACCCCTCGGCCCTATGGCGGGCGGCGCACGTCATCCACGAGGAGATCCTCGCGCTGCAGTCGATGCGCAACCCGCAGGTCCACCCCTTTGACCTCGTCGCGGGCGTGCCACTCGGCGGACTGCACATCGCCACGGCGTACTCGCTGACGGCCAAGGTCCCGATGATCTACCTGCATCCCAGCCGGGAGGGGAATGAGATCGAGGGCGTCTATCAACCGAACCAGACGGCGATCATCATGGACGACCTGGTAACCGGCGGCGGGAGCATCCTGGAGACGGCGGAGAAGCTGCGTGAGCAAGGGCTGTACGTGCGCGACGCCTTCGTGCTGATCGACAGGCAGCAGGGGGCGCGCGAGCGCCTGCTGCGCGCGGGCATCAACATGCGCAGCTGTCTGACGCTGGAGGTCATCCTCAACCATCTTCGCTACACGGGCCGCATCAGCGACGACTGGTACAAGCGGTCGATGGACTACCTGCGGTCGACGATTTCTGGCTCCGAGTAA
- a CDS encoding flippase — MSVSMGDARQVSARTLLFNTGWLVGAQVAWGVAMFVRSAVIARHVGAVAYGHWGFALAFTSFFATAADFGLSTLATRDLSRGARPGPYLGTVGAIKVALTAAVFALLVALEPLVNDSAEARALVYILGAQLLVASGTLILQCSFRASGKMALEAAVTSVHAFVSVGVVAALAAGGAAVTEIAAASLAVTVVVFLVCGALALRILRPLAFEFQMELAKALVRETWPLGVAMLTTAVYYYFDRVIMGALGQAEELGWYTAAYAPALWSSGIVSMLRAAFLPAQSRAYASGRQKRALMRLYGSYSLAFGLPVAAGGFVLAEPLLVFVYGAEYAGGTFALRVLSLTAGAMFLSSYFGSHLLVSGRQREYLAGVAIAAVVNVVLNLALIPRFSLDGAAAATLAAETAVFAFMASRTGGMGRQEILMTAARPATAALAVVGVLLAVHPAAPLPLTIVLAAAAYAALVWRLGVLKMPGGLTEAEDENVVSRAA; from the coding sequence ATGAGCGTCAGCATGGGCGATGCGCGGCAGGTCTCGGCGCGGACGCTGCTGTTCAACACGGGATGGCTGGTGGGAGCCCAGGTGGCCTGGGGCGTGGCCATGTTTGTGCGCTCGGCGGTCATCGCGCGCCACGTTGGAGCCGTCGCCTACGGGCACTGGGGCTTTGCGTTGGCCTTTACGAGCTTTTTCGCGACGGCGGCCGACTTCGGCCTCTCGACCCTGGCCACGCGCGACCTGAGCCGAGGCGCGCGGCCGGGACCGTACCTCGGCACCGTGGGGGCAATCAAGGTCGCTCTCACTGCGGCGGTGTTCGCCCTTTTGGTCGCGCTCGAGCCGCTGGTGAACGACAGCGCCGAAGCGCGGGCGCTGGTCTACATTCTGGGTGCGCAGCTTCTCGTGGCGTCGGGGACGCTGATCCTGCAATGTTCGTTCCGGGCATCGGGGAAGATGGCGCTTGAGGCCGCGGTGACCTCGGTTCATGCGTTTGTCAGCGTCGGCGTGGTTGCGGCGCTGGCGGCTGGCGGCGCCGCAGTCACTGAGATCGCGGCAGCCTCGCTAGCGGTCACGGTCGTGGTTTTCCTTGTCTGTGGGGCGCTGGCCCTCCGGATATTGCGCCCGCTGGCGTTCGAGTTCCAGATGGAGCTTGCGAAGGCGCTTGTCCGCGAGACCTGGCCGCTTGGCGTGGCGATGCTGACGACGGCGGTCTACTACTACTTCGATCGCGTCATCATGGGAGCCCTTGGTCAGGCCGAGGAGCTGGGCTGGTACACGGCAGCCTATGCGCCGGCACTCTGGAGTTCCGGCATCGTCTCGATGCTGAGGGCAGCGTTCCTGCCGGCGCAGTCGCGCGCCTATGCTAGCGGCAGGCAGAAGCGGGCCCTCATGCGGCTGTATGGCTCCTACTCACTCGCCTTCGGCCTGCCGGTGGCGGCAGGCGGCTTCGTGCTCGCGGAGCCGCTCCTCGTGTTCGTGTACGGGGCCGAATACGCAGGTGGCACCTTCGCGCTGCGCGTGCTGAGCCTGACCGCGGGCGCCATGTTTCTCTCCAGCTATTTCGGGTCTCACCTTCTGGTCTCGGGGCGACAGCGCGAGTATCTCGCCGGCGTAGCGATTGCCGCCGTGGTCAACGTGGTGCTGAACCTCGCCCTCATACCGCGGTTCAGTCTTGACGGGGCAGCGGCGGCGACCCTGGCTGCCGAGACAGCGGTGTTCGCGTTCATGGCTTCTCGTACCGGGGGCATGGGTCGCCAAGAGATACTGATGACGGCGGCGCGGCCGGCCACGGCGGCGCTCGCCGTGGTCGGCGTGCTGCTCGCCGTACACCCGGCGGCGCCGCTGCCCCTGACAATCGTGCTCGCCGCCGCGGCCTACGCGGCGCTGGTCTGGCGCCTGGGCGTCCTAAAGATGCCTGGCGGCCTGACCGAGGCCGAGGACGAGAACGTGGTTTCCAGGGCTGCCTGA
- a CDS encoding glycosyltransferase family 1 protein, whose protein sequence is MKVGLLTDSIERGSPGLRRYAMRLSAELLALGGADITLLHFSPGRDSFFEGKPHRRLFDTRVPLAGKQLVFYPQVRPLSLDIVHDTYHFPPFLAPASYGRIMTVADTTAITMRTHRLKNRLAHKLLFPVLVRRADHILTISQHTRHDLIELLRLPEGKVTATPLAADDHLQRVSDPARLADVRYRLKLPARYFLYVGTIEPRKNLERTVKAFARAAAAHPDAELLLAGPRGWGDADLEAVAAAEGVGARVRLLGRVEEQDLAALYTMATALVYPSLYEGFGLPPLEAMQCGCPVITSNVSSLPEVVGDAALLVDPRSIDGIAEAMRAVLASESERGAMIERGLKRARLFSWRRCAERTMEVYEHVAASRAASRAA, encoded by the coding sequence ATGAAGGTCGGCCTACTCACGGACAGCATCGAGAGAGGCAGCCCCGGGCTGCGGCGCTACGCCATGCGGCTTTCGGCGGAGTTACTCGCCCTTGGCGGCGCCGACATCACCCTGCTGCACTTCTCCCCCGGCCGCGACTCCTTCTTCGAAGGTAAGCCCCACAGGCGGCTCTTTGACACCAGGGTCCCCCTGGCTGGCAAACAACTCGTTTTCTACCCCCAGGTCCGCCCCTTGAGCCTCGACATAGTGCACGACACCTATCACTTCCCGCCGTTCCTTGCGCCGGCATCATACGGCCGCATCATGACCGTCGCGGACACGACGGCCATAACTATGCGCACGCACCGCCTCAAAAACCGCCTGGCACACAAACTGCTGTTCCCGGTGCTGGTGCGGCGGGCCGACCACATCCTCACGATCTCGCAGCACACGCGCCACGACCTGATTGAGTTGTTACGCCTGCCAGAGGGCAAGGTCACCGCAACGCCGCTCGCCGCAGACGATCACCTTCAGCGCGTATCAGACCCGGCCAGACTCGCTGATGTCCGCTACCGTCTGAAGCTTCCAGCGCGCTACTTCCTCTACGTCGGCACAATCGAACCGAGAAAGAACCTCGAGCGCACGGTGAAGGCCTTCGCTCGGGCGGCCGCGGCCCACCCTGACGCCGAGCTGCTCCTCGCCGGACCTCGCGGCTGGGGAGACGCTGACCTTGAGGCAGTCGCCGCCGCCGAAGGAGTCGGCGCGCGGGTGCGGCTGCTCGGCCGCGTTGAGGAGCAGGACCTGGCCGCCCTCTACACGATGGCCACCGCGCTCGTTTACCCGTCTCTGTACGAAGGCTTTGGCCTGCCCCCCCTGGAGGCCATGCAATGCGGTTGCCCCGTGATCACCTCGAACGTGTCCAGCCTGCCGGAGGTCGTCGGCGACGCCGCCCTCCTCGTGGACCCTCGGTCCATCGACGGGATTGCCGAGGCCATGAGGGCAGTCCTCGCGAGCGAGTCGGAGCGCGGGGCGATGATCGAGCGCGGGCTCAAGCGGGCCCGCCTGTTCTCCTGGCGGCGCTGCGCCGAGAGGACGATGGAGGTCTACGAGCACGTCGCGGCCTCCCGGGCAGCCTCCCGAGCGGCCTGA
- a CDS encoding glycosyltransferase produces MVGSLPPAKGISPYMLHLVQSLAGREDVDLEVVTFASIYPRWLYPGGDPEDGSAPSAVPGARVRRLLSWYNPVAALWAGASLRGDVVHAQWWSYVLAPVYALMLAVARLRGKKVVVTVHNAAPHESSRLSRLLNRAVYAFAHSFVVHAGQNRDALRPAARGRRIDVLPMGAIGTAVEPRSKSEARRTAGLDPRAKVVLAFGNIRPYKGLDVLIDAFAAVVRDIPEAVLVIAGKPWSDWQPYESLIASLGLSGRVRLFLDFIPNDLVEALFVASDVVVLPYKHFDAQSAVGAQALAFGRPMVVSDAGGLPELVGRPEAVFPAGDAPALAAALARVLSDGALAQAMARDSERLARELSWDAIAERTVEVYRQVLSGGA; encoded by the coding sequence ATGGTGGGCAGCCTGCCGCCGGCGAAAGGCATCTCTCCTTACATGCTGCACCTGGTGCAATCCCTTGCAGGGCGCGAGGATGTCGACCTCGAGGTCGTAACCTTCGCCAGCATCTATCCGCGCTGGCTCTATCCCGGCGGCGACCCCGAGGACGGCTCCGCGCCCTCGGCAGTCCCGGGAGCGCGCGTCCGGCGGCTCCTCAGCTGGTACAACCCGGTCGCGGCGCTGTGGGCTGGTGCGTCTTTGCGCGGCGATGTGGTGCACGCCCAGTGGTGGAGCTACGTCCTGGCGCCGGTTTATGCCCTGATGCTTGCGGTGGCGCGGCTGCGCGGCAAGAAGGTGGTAGTGACGGTGCACAACGCTGCGCCGCACGAGTCGTCGCGCCTCAGCCGCCTCTTGAACCGGGCCGTATACGCCTTCGCGCACAGCTTCGTGGTGCACGCGGGCCAGAATCGCGATGCCCTGCGGCCGGCGGCGCGCGGGCGCCGGATCGACGTGCTGCCAATGGGCGCGATCGGCACGGCGGTCGAGCCGCGGTCGAAGTCCGAGGCGCGACGCACGGCCGGGCTAGACCCGAGGGCAAAGGTAGTGCTCGCCTTCGGCAATATTCGTCCATATAAAGGGCTGGACGTCCTCATAGATGCGTTCGCGGCGGTAGTCCGTGATATCCCGGAGGCCGTGCTTGTGATCGCGGGAAAGCCGTGGTCTGACTGGCAGCCGTACGAGAGCCTTATCGCATCGCTGGGCCTATCGGGCCGGGTGCGGCTATTCCTCGACTTCATCCCGAACGACCTTGTGGAGGCGCTCTTCGTGGCGAGCGACGTTGTCGTGCTTCCTTACAAGCATTTCGACGCGCAAAGCGCAGTCGGGGCGCAGGCGCTGGCCTTCGGGAGGCCCATGGTCGTGTCCGACGCTGGCGGCCTGCCGGAGCTTGTGGGACGGCCCGAGGCCGTCTTTCCGGCGGGAGACGCCCCGGCACTAGCCGCGGCACTGGCGCGCGTGCTCAGCGACGGCGCTCTGGCGCAGGCGATGGCTCGGGACAGTGAGCGGCTGGCCCGCGAGCTGTCCTGGGATGCCATCGCCGAGAGGACGGTCGAGGTGTACCGTCAGGTCCTTAGCGGGGGCGCATGA